A part of Synechococcus sp. UW179A genomic DNA contains:
- the uvrB gene encoding excinuclease ABC subunit UvrB, with the protein MPAYDLTAPYTPKGDQPTAITQLVEGVNGGRRYQTLLGATGTGKTFTMANVIAQTGRPALVLAHNKTLAAQLCNELREFFPNNAVEYFISYYDYYQPEAYVPVSDTYIAKTASINEEIDMLRHSATRSLFERRDVIVVASISCIYGLGIPSEYLKASVQFRVGESLDLRGSLRELVNNQYSRNDMDITRGRFRVKGDVLEIGPAYEDRLVRVELFGDEVEAIRYVDPTTGEILQSLETINIYPAKHFVTPKDRLDSAVKDIRHELKDRLEFLQTEGKLLEAQRLEQRTTYDLEMLQQVGYCNGVENYARHLAGREPGSAPECLIDYFPEDWLLIVDESHVTCSQLQAMYNGDQARKKVLIDHGFRLPSAADNRPLKGEEFWTKARQTVFVSATPGDWEVKVSDGQVAEQVIRPTGVLDPVVEVRPTTGQIDDLLGEIRTRAKKQQRVLVTTLTKRMAEDLTDYLAENKVRVRYLHSEIHSIERIEIIQDLRLGEYDVLVGVNLLREGLDLPEVSLVAILDADKEGFLRAQRSLIQTIGRAARHVEGVALLYADNMTDSMAKAIEETERRRKIQQLHNEKHGIVPTAAGKKASNSILSFLELSRKLKTDGPDADLVQVAGKAVQALENDSDGMALDALPELIDQLEVKMKDAAKKLDFEEAANLRDRIKKLRQKLVGQS; encoded by the coding sequence ATGCCTGCCTACGACCTGACTGCGCCCTACACCCCCAAAGGTGATCAGCCGACGGCAATCACTCAATTGGTGGAGGGTGTGAATGGTGGACGCCGTTATCAGACTCTTCTGGGTGCAACCGGTACGGGCAAAACGTTCACGATGGCCAATGTCATCGCTCAGACGGGTCGTCCTGCCTTGGTGTTGGCTCACAACAAGACCCTCGCGGCACAGCTTTGCAATGAGCTGAGGGAATTCTTTCCTAACAATGCTGTGGAGTACTTCATCTCCTATTACGACTATTACCAGCCGGAAGCGTATGTGCCGGTCAGTGATACCTATATCGCCAAAACCGCTTCAATCAATGAAGAGATCGACATGCTGCGTCACTCGGCGACGCGATCTTTATTTGAACGACGTGATGTGATTGTCGTGGCTTCAATCAGTTGCATCTACGGCTTGGGAATTCCCAGCGAATACCTGAAGGCATCGGTGCAGTTTCGGGTGGGTGAGTCTCTTGATCTACGGGGCTCCTTGCGCGAACTGGTGAATAACCAGTACAGCCGCAATGACATGGACATCACCCGCGGCCGCTTTCGCGTGAAAGGCGATGTACTGGAAATCGGGCCTGCTTATGAAGACCGTTTAGTGAGGGTGGAGCTGTTCGGTGATGAGGTGGAAGCGATCCGCTATGTCGACCCCACAACCGGCGAAATCCTGCAGAGCCTTGAAACCATCAACATCTATCCGGCAAAACACTTTGTGACCCCGAAGGATCGTTTGGATTCGGCGGTGAAGGATATCCGCCATGAGCTCAAAGATCGGTTGGAATTCCTGCAAACCGAAGGCAAGTTGCTGGAAGCCCAGCGACTGGAGCAACGCACCACCTATGACCTGGAAATGTTGCAGCAGGTGGGCTACTGCAACGGAGTTGAAAACTACGCCCGTCATCTGGCCGGACGTGAACCGGGTTCCGCGCCGGAATGCCTGATCGATTACTTCCCCGAAGACTGGCTGCTGATTGTTGATGAAAGCCATGTGACCTGTTCACAACTTCAGGCCATGTACAACGGCGACCAGGCTCGCAAGAAGGTGTTGATTGATCACGGCTTCCGTCTGCCAAGTGCAGCCGACAACCGGCCGCTGAAAGGCGAAGAGTTTTGGACCAAGGCACGACAGACCGTATTTGTGAGTGCCACGCCCGGTGACTGGGAGGTGAAGGTGAGCGATGGTCAGGTGGCCGAGCAGGTCATCCGTCCCACGGGAGTGCTGGACCCTGTTGTGGAGGTGAGGCCGACAACGGGTCAGATCGACGACTTGCTGGGAGAGATCCGCACTCGGGCCAAGAAGCAGCAGCGCGTGTTAGTGACAACGCTCACCAAGCGCATGGCGGAAGACCTCACGGACTATCTGGCCGAGAACAAGGTTCGGGTGCGCTATTTGCACTCCGAGATCCATTCGATTGAACGGATCGAGATCATTCAGGACCTGCGCCTGGGTGAGTACGACGTGCTGGTGGGTGTGAATCTGCTGCGTGAAGGCCTCGATCTGCCCGAAGTCAGCCTTGTGGCAATCCTCGATGCTGACAAGGAGGGCTTCCTGCGAGCCCAGCGTTCACTGATTCAGACGATTGGCCGGGCTGCACGGCATGTGGAGGGGGTTGCGCTGCTGTATGCCGACAACATGACGGATTCGATGGCCAAGGCGATCGAGGAGACCGAACGGCGGCGCAAGATTCAACAGCTCCACAATGAAAAGCATGGAATTGTGCCGACGGCAGCCGGTAAAAAGGCCAGCAATTCGATCCTGTCGTTTCTGGAGCTCTCCCGCAAACTCAAGACCGATGGCCCCGATGCTGACCTGGTGCAGGTGGCCGGAAAGGCTGTTCAGGCCTTGGAAAATGACTCCGATGGCATGGCTCTCGATGCCTTGCCCGAGTTGATCGATCAGCTCGAGGTCAAGATGAAGGACGCGGCTAAGAAGCTTGACTTTGAGGAGGCTGCGAATCTTCGCGACCGGATCAAGAAGCTCCGTCAGAAGCTGGTGGGTCAGAGCTGA
- a CDS encoding DUF561 domain-containing protein, protein MSRLSLLPAALRRSLEQRSALKVIAGLMNFNADSVARVSRAAGLGGADLIDVACDAELVKLAVEASAGLPVCVSSVEPEQFPAAVAAGATMVEIGNFDSFYPQGRIFGADEVLELTRRTRSLLPEVVLSVTVAHVLPMDQQEQLAVDLVAAGADLIQTEGGTSAKPFSAGNLGLIEKAAPTLAAAHSISAALQNAGVTVPVLCASGLSAVTVPMAIAAGAAGVGVGSAVNRLDDELAMVAVVRGLREALGREVTSRV, encoded by the coding sequence ATGTCCCGCCTTTCTCTGCTGCCAGCTGCCCTACGCCGCAGCCTTGAACAGCGTTCCGCGCTGAAGGTGATCGCCGGTCTGATGAACTTCAACGCGGACTCTGTCGCCCGCGTGTCGCGCGCAGCTGGACTGGGTGGGGCCGATCTAATCGATGTGGCCTGTGATGCCGAACTGGTGAAGCTGGCGGTTGAGGCATCCGCTGGCCTTCCGGTCTGCGTCTCGTCTGTTGAGCCCGAGCAGTTTCCCGCTGCTGTAGCTGCAGGAGCAACGATGGTGGAGATCGGTAATTTCGATTCCTTCTACCCCCAGGGGCGCATCTTCGGAGCTGATGAGGTGCTGGAACTCACACGCCGTACTCGCAGCTTGCTGCCTGAGGTGGTGCTGAGCGTCACCGTTGCCCATGTGTTGCCAATGGATCAGCAGGAACAGCTGGCCGTGGATCTGGTGGCGGCCGGTGCCGATTTGATCCAGACCGAGGGTGGCACCAGTGCCAAACCCTTCAGTGCTGGCAACCTTGGTCTGATTGAGAAGGCAGCTCCCACGCTGGCCGCAGCTCACAGCATCAGCGCTGCTCTGCAAAATGCTGGTGTGACGGTACCAGTGCTTTGTGCATCGGGTCTTTCAGCTGTCACAGTGCCGATGGCGATCGCAGCTGGTGCAGCGGGTGTGGGCGTTGGCTCGGCGGTGAATCGCCTCGATGATGAGTTGGCCATGGTCGCTGTGGTGCGCGGTCTGCGTGAAGCCTTAGGTCGCGAGGTCACCAGCCGGGTCTGA
- the tilS gene encoding tRNA lysidine(34) synthetase TilS, which produces MKAGEPWLNWHDRLHRQLLQNPQLLPKGTTLLLAVSGGQDSMALLGLLRDLSNRHQWTLQLWHGDHGWHPGSARIASDLASWCQTQQLPLLISTSSFGTTGSEAKARAWRYTELHQACEQLNLNSPANPCRTVVTAHTASDRAESLLLQLSRGTDLAGLGNLRWQRTLNATATNEIRLVRPLLHFSRDDTAAICQDLQLPIWTDPSNDDPRFDRNRIRQEVLPVLEALHPGCSRRMAELSERVSQLQDTQSALVTLSLDNLKRQDGALKRAPLQQLPGSARRLLLHGWLQAQGMPALSARQLEELSTAIGPSQPPGERHLTGGKRLHWCRDWVQLEDRN; this is translated from the coding sequence ATGAAAGCCGGCGAGCCTTGGCTGAACTGGCACGACAGACTGCACCGCCAACTTCTACAGAATCCCCAGCTGCTGCCCAAAGGGACAACTCTGTTGCTGGCGGTTTCCGGCGGTCAGGACTCGATGGCTCTGCTGGGGCTGCTGAGGGATTTGTCCAATCGACATCAATGGACTCTGCAGCTTTGGCATGGAGACCACGGCTGGCATCCAGGATCCGCACGCATTGCCAGCGATTTGGCCAGCTGGTGCCAAACGCAACAGCTGCCACTGCTGATCAGCACCAGCAGCTTCGGCACCACCGGCAGCGAAGCTAAAGCCCGTGCATGGCGTTACACCGAGCTGCATCAGGCCTGTGAGCAACTCAACCTCAACAGCCCTGCCAACCCTTGCCGCACGGTCGTGACCGCGCACACCGCCAGTGACCGCGCTGAATCACTGCTTTTGCAACTCAGCCGGGGAACAGATCTGGCCGGGCTGGGCAACCTGCGTTGGCAGCGGACCCTCAATGCCACGGCAACGAATGAGATTCGCCTGGTGCGTCCACTGCTGCACTTCAGCCGTGACGACACGGCCGCCATCTGCCAGGACCTGCAACTGCCAATCTGGACAGACCCGAGCAACGATGATCCACGCTTCGATCGCAACCGCATCCGTCAGGAGGTCCTACCGGTGCTGGAGGCCCTACACCCTGGCTGCAGCAGGCGGATGGCTGAACTGAGCGAGCGAGTGTCCCAGCTGCAGGACACCCAGAGCGCACTGGTGACGCTGAGTCTGGACAACCTGAAACGACAGGACGGCGCCTTGAAACGAGCGCCACTGCAACAACTCCCCGGTTCAGCAAGACGACTGCTCTTGCATGGATGGCTGCAGGCCCAAGGCATGCCAGCACTCTCGGCCCGACAGCTTGAAGAACTGAGCACTGCCATCGGCCCAAGCCAACCGCCTGGTGAGCGTCATCTGACAGGTGGGAAGCGACTCCACTGGTGCCGGGACTGGGTACAACTGGAAGACAGGAACTGA
- a CDS encoding ribonuclease J, producing the protein MTVTTAQTKQPTLRVIPLGGLHEIGKNTCVFEYGDDLMLVDAGLAFPSDGMHGVNVVLPDTSFLRENQKRIRGMIVTHGHEDHIGGIAHHLKHFNIPVIYGPRLALSMLTGKMDEAGVADRTTLQTVGPRDVVKVGQHFSVEFIRNTHSMADSFSLAISTPVGTIIFTGDFKFDHTPVDGEHFDLARLAHHGDKGVLCLFSDSTNAEVPGFCPPERSVFSNLDRHIAEADGRVIVTTFASSIHRVSMILELALKNGRKVGLLGRSMLNVIAKARELGYMRAPDELFVPIKQINNVSDRETLLLMTGSQGEPLAALSRISRGEHPQVRVKSSDTIIFSASPIPGNTISVVNTIDRLMMLGAKVVYGKGEGIHVSGHGFQEDQKLMLALTRPKFFVPVHGEHRMLVRHARTGHSMGVPENNTLIIDNGDVVELTADSITKSDPVKAGIELLDQSRNGIVDARVLKERQQLAEDGIVTILAAISTDGAMVAPPRVNLRGVVTTADARKMSLWTEREIKWVLENRWKQLTRNTGGKAPDVDWMGVQREVEVGLSRRMRRELQVEPLILCLVQPAPAGTPVYKGRADSEPDDRPAPRGRGGRHGGGHGAGRHGGGGRDRNREGTPARVITTARSAAVEAKSAVVKQPVAAASKAPAPAKEPAPAAPASAAPAVDQDMPAGRTRRRRSAAA; encoded by the coding sequence ATGACTGTCACAACTGCCCAGACCAAGCAACCAACCCTGAGAGTGATCCCTCTTGGAGGACTGCATGAAATTGGTAAGAACACCTGTGTTTTCGAATACGGCGATGACCTGATGCTGGTTGACGCCGGCCTCGCCTTCCCCAGCGATGGCATGCACGGCGTGAACGTGGTTCTGCCTGATACCAGCTTTCTGCGCGAGAACCAGAAGCGCATCCGCGGCATGATCGTCACTCATGGTCATGAGGATCACATCGGTGGCATTGCTCACCATCTCAAGCACTTCAACATCCCGGTGATCTACGGGCCGCGACTGGCTCTCTCGATGCTCACCGGAAAGATGGATGAGGCGGGCGTCGCTGATCGCACCACCTTGCAGACCGTCGGACCTCGCGACGTGGTGAAGGTGGGTCAGCACTTCTCAGTGGAGTTCATCCGTAACACCCACTCGATGGCCGACAGCTTTTCGTTAGCCATCTCCACACCGGTGGGAACCATCATTTTCACGGGTGACTTCAAGTTCGATCACACCCCTGTTGACGGTGAACACTTCGATCTGGCGCGTCTGGCTCACCATGGCGATAAGGGAGTGCTCTGTTTGTTCAGCGATTCCACCAATGCCGAGGTGCCGGGTTTCTGTCCTCCCGAGCGGTCCGTGTTCTCCAACCTTGACCGTCACATCGCCGAGGCCGATGGGCGAGTGATCGTCACCACCTTTGCCAGTTCAATCCATCGTGTATCGATGATCCTTGAGCTCGCCCTCAAGAACGGCCGCAAGGTTGGCCTGTTGGGTCGCTCCATGCTCAACGTGATCGCCAAGGCCCGTGAACTGGGTTACATGCGTGCCCCTGATGAACTTTTTGTGCCGATCAAGCAGATCAACAATGTTTCCGATCGCGAAACCCTGCTGCTGATGACCGGCAGTCAGGGTGAGCCTCTGGCAGCTCTGAGCCGTATCTCCCGTGGTGAACACCCGCAAGTGAGAGTCAAGAGCTCCGACACGATCATCTTTTCGGCGAGTCCGATTCCTGGAAACACCATTTCCGTGGTGAACACGATCGACCGGCTGATGATGCTCGGAGCCAAGGTGGTCTACGGCAAAGGCGAAGGCATTCATGTTTCTGGCCATGGCTTCCAGGAGGACCAGAAACTGATGCTGGCGCTCACCCGTCCAAAATTTTTCGTGCCCGTGCACGGTGAGCACCGCATGCTGGTGCGCCATGCCAGAACCGGTCATTCCATGGGCGTTCCTGAGAACAACACGTTGATCATTGATAACGGCGATGTTGTTGAGCTCACCGCAGACTCAATCACCAAGTCGGACCCGGTGAAGGCTGGTATTGAGCTGCTCGATCAGTCGCGTAATGGCATTGTCGATGCCCGCGTTCTGAAGGAACGTCAGCAACTGGCAGAAGATGGCATCGTTACGATCCTTGCTGCGATTAGCACCGACGGGGCCATGGTTGCCCCGCCTCGCGTGAATCTTCGCGGTGTTGTTACCACTGCCGATGCCCGCAAGATGTCGCTGTGGACGGAACGTGAAATCAAGTGGGTGCTTGAGAATCGCTGGAAGCAGCTCACCCGAAACACCGGTGGCAAGGCCCCGGACGTCGACTGGATGGGTGTACAGCGGGAGGTAGAGGTCGGCCTCAGCCGCCGCATGCGCCGTGAACTTCAGGTGGAGCCTTTGATTCTCTGTCTGGTGCAGCCGGCACCGGCAGGCACACCTGTGTACAAGGGTCGTGCGGACTCCGAGCCCGACGATCGTCCAGCGCCCCGTGGACGTGGTGGTCGCCACGGCGGTGGTCATGGAGCTGGTCGGCATGGTGGTGGTGGTCGAGACCGCAACCGCGAAGGAACTCCAGCGCGGGTGATCACGACAGCTCGTTCAGCTGCTGTTGAGGCCAAGTCGGCTGTAGTGAAGCAACCTGTGGCTGCAGCTTCGAAAGCCCCCGCACCCGCCAAGGAGCCTGCGCCCGCTGCACCCGCCTCTGCAGCGCCAGCAGTCGATCAAGACATGCCAGCTGGCCGCACCCGTCGTCGCCGCTCAGCTGCGGCGTAG
- the dapA gene encoding 4-hydroxy-tetrahydrodipicolinate synthase, with amino-acid sequence MSTAAELSPTPFGRLLTAMVTPFDAEGGVDLALAGRLARYLVDEGSEGLVVCGTTGESPTLSWSEQLKMFEAVRQAVGPGVHVLAGTGSNCTREAVEATREAAAAGANGALVVVPYYNKPPQDGMEAHFRAIAEAASDLPLMLYNIPGRTGCSMQPNSVARLMNCANVVSFKAASGTTEEVSQLRQACGHRLAIYSGDDALTLPMLSVGAVGVVSVASHLVGRRLRNMIEAYMAGQNAVALLHHEQLLPLFKALFATTNPIPVKAALQLDGWPVGAPRLPLVPLEPVMRAALSEALDALRQT; translated from the coding sequence ATGAGCACCGCTGCAGAACTCTCTCCAACTCCTTTCGGTCGTTTGCTGACGGCCATGGTCACCCCTTTCGATGCAGAAGGCGGGGTGGATCTGGCGCTTGCAGGTCGTCTGGCCCGTTACCTGGTGGATGAGGGATCGGAAGGTCTTGTGGTGTGTGGAACTACCGGTGAGTCCCCCACGCTCAGCTGGAGTGAGCAACTGAAGATGTTCGAGGCCGTGCGGCAGGCCGTTGGTCCTGGTGTGCATGTGTTGGCAGGAACCGGCAGTAATTGCACCCGGGAGGCGGTTGAGGCCACCCGCGAGGCTGCGGCAGCTGGTGCCAATGGTGCTCTAGTGGTGGTTCCCTACTACAACAAACCCCCTCAGGACGGGATGGAGGCTCATTTCCGTGCCATCGCGGAGGCTGCTTCTGACCTGCCGCTGATGCTCTACAACATTCCTGGCAGGACAGGTTGCAGTATGCAACCGAACTCAGTTGCCAGGCTGATGAATTGCGCCAATGTAGTGAGCTTCAAGGCTGCTAGTGGAACCACGGAAGAAGTGTCCCAGTTACGACAGGCCTGTGGTCATCGCCTGGCGATCTACAGCGGTGATGATGCCCTCACACTGCCGATGCTGTCGGTGGGAGCTGTGGGCGTCGTGAGTGTGGCCAGCCATCTGGTGGGGCGTCGACTGCGCAACATGATCGAGGCCTATATGGCTGGCCAGAACGCAGTCGCTCTTCTACATCACGAGCAGTTACTGCCCTTGTTCAAAGCCCTTTTCGCCACCACCAATCCCATTCCGGTCAAAGCCGCTCTCCAGCTAGATGGTTGGCCGGTGGGTGCTCCCCGACTTCCCCTCGTTCCGCTGGAGCCTGTTATGCGCGCTGCCCTCTCCGAAGCCCTTGATGCCCTGCGTCAGACCTGA
- a CDS encoding aspartate-semialdehyde dehydrogenase — protein sequence MTPVNQLPNRPLTVAVLGASGAVGQELLQLLQERNFPVAELRLLASARSAGQVCRWNGQTITVQEVSESSFKEVDLVLASAGGSVSRQWREAIVSAGAVMVDNSSAFRMEEGVPLVVPEVNPEAAAEHKGVIANPNCTTIILTLALAPLAAKRPMHRVVVSTYQSASGAGARAMEELKDLSRVVLDGGTPKSEVLPHSLAFNLFLHNSPLQSNSYCEEEMKMVHETRKIMGLPKLRFTATCVRVPVLRAHSEAVNVEFTEPFSVTEARELLAAAPGVELLEDPASNRFPMPTDVTGRDPVVVGRIRQDISEEKALEFWLCGDQIRKGAALNAIQIAELLLPAA from the coding sequence TTGACCCCTGTTAACCAGTTACCGAATCGACCTCTGACGGTGGCCGTCCTCGGTGCCAGTGGTGCGGTGGGGCAGGAGTTGCTCCAGCTGCTTCAGGAACGCAATTTCCCAGTAGCTGAGCTGCGTTTACTGGCCTCTGCCCGTTCAGCAGGGCAAGTCTGTCGATGGAACGGACAGACGATCACGGTTCAGGAAGTCTCTGAGTCCTCATTTAAGGAGGTTGATCTGGTGCTGGCATCCGCTGGCGGCTCGGTGTCGCGCCAATGGCGCGAAGCGATTGTTTCCGCCGGTGCCGTGATGGTGGATAACTCCAGTGCCTTCCGCATGGAGGAAGGAGTTCCCCTGGTGGTTCCTGAGGTGAATCCGGAGGCTGCTGCTGAGCACAAGGGGGTGATCGCCAACCCCAACTGCACCACGATCATCCTCACGCTGGCTTTGGCCCCTCTTGCTGCCAAGCGTCCGATGCACAGGGTGGTCGTGAGCACCTATCAGTCAGCCAGTGGCGCCGGGGCCAGGGCCATGGAGGAACTGAAGGATCTCTCCCGTGTGGTGCTCGATGGCGGCACCCCCAAAAGTGAGGTGCTTCCCCACTCATTGGCCTTCAATCTCTTTCTGCACAACTCACCGCTGCAGTCCAACAGTTACTGCGAAGAGGAAATGAAGATGGTCCATGAAACTCGCAAGATCATGGGTTTGCCGAAGCTTCGCTTCACCGCAACCTGTGTGCGAGTGCCTGTCCTTCGTGCCCATTCAGAGGCGGTCAATGTGGAATTCACTGAGCCCTTTTCCGTGACGGAAGCCAGGGAGTTGCTCGCTGCTGCGCCGGGTGTGGAACTGCTTGAAGACCCTGCCAGCAATCGTTTTCCCATGCCCACGGACGTGACTGGCCGTGATCCCGTTGTTGTGGGGAGGATCCGACAGGACATCAGTGAAGAGAAAGCGCTCGAATTCTGGTTGTGCGGAGATCAGATCCGTAAAGGTGCGGCGCTCAACGCCATCCAGATCGCCGAACTGCTGTTGCCCGCCGCCTGA